A genomic stretch from Actinomycetota bacterium includes:
- a CDS encoding manganese catalase family protein, whose product MFFHVQKLINPIIPDEPDPAAANALQEGLGGQFGEMRTMMQYLFQSFNFRGDATPYKDLIQGIGTEEISHVELIATTINRLLDGSPAYSGKNDGTDVPGAGGKTPLEIALGKNGNGTGPGNIHHFLVGAQGALPVDSAGNPWLGSYVYNSGNLVLDLLYNLMLEATGRTQKCRLYEMTDNETARSTIAYLIVRDQAHELAFAKALETLGIDWGKTLPIPNFDATKYPEVEVLMDKGVHLEQHHWRLDASQMSAIFQGSSPANDGTKLKTTENPPDGELIVNGPERPEEFSPGLTPELKELVDQIAAMA is encoded by the coding sequence ATGTTTTTTCATGTCCAGAAGCTGATCAACCCCATCATTCCCGACGAGCCGGACCCCGCAGCCGCCAATGCGCTGCAGGAGGGCCTCGGTGGCCAGTTCGGCGAGATGCGGACGATGATGCAGTACCTGTTCCAGAGCTTTAACTTCCGGGGCGACGCCACCCCTTACAAGGACCTGATCCAGGGGATCGGGACCGAGGAGATCAGCCACGTCGAGCTGATCGCCACCACGATCAACCGCCTGCTCGACGGCAGCCCGGCCTACAGCGGCAAGAACGACGGAACCGACGTCCCCGGCGCCGGCGGCAAGACCCCGCTGGAGATCGCTCTGGGCAAAAACGGCAACGGCACCGGACCCGGGAACATCCACCACTTCCTGGTCGGCGCCCAGGGTGCACTTCCGGTCGACTCCGCAGGCAACCCGTGGCTCGGTTCTTACGTCTACAACAGCGGCAACCTGGTCCTCGACCTGCTCTACAACCTGATGCTGGAGGCCACCGGCCGGACCCAGAAGTGCCGGCTGTATGAAATGACCGACAACGAGACTGCCCGGTCCACCATCGCCTACCTGATCGTCCGGGACCAGGCCCACGAGCTCGCTTTCGCCAAGGCACTCGAGACGCTGGGGATCGACTGGGGCAAAACCCTCCCGATCCCGAACTTCGACGCCACCAAGTACCCCGAGGTCGAGGTGCTGATGGACAAGGGAGTGCATCTGGAGCAGCACCACTGGAGGCTCGACGCCTCGCAGATGTCGGCGATCTTCCAGGGCTCTTCGCCCGCCAACGACGGGACCAAGCTGAAGACCACCGAAAACCCGCCCGACGGCGAGCTGATCGTCAACGGACCGGAGCGGCCGGAGGAGTTCTCACCCGGGCTCACCCCCGAGCTGAAGGAGCTGGTCGAC